From the genome of Ralstonia pickettii, one region includes:
- the secB gene encoding protein-export chaperone SecB yields MSDQQQQQPGQDGQPFFNIQRVYLKDLSLEQPNSPHIFLEQEQPTVEVQVDVGASQLAEGVFEVTVIGTVTTKVQEKVAFLVEAKQAGIFDIRNVPAEQMDPLLGIACPTIVYPYLRSNIADTIGRAGFQPIHLAEINFQALYEQRLAAAMEQQGQAGGAGLVMPDGSKATH; encoded by the coding sequence ATGAGCGACCAGCAACAGCAGCAACCGGGCCAGGATGGCCAGCCGTTCTTCAACATCCAGCGCGTCTATCTGAAGGACCTGTCGCTGGAACAACCGAACTCGCCGCACATCTTCCTCGAGCAGGAACAGCCGACTGTCGAAGTGCAGGTGGACGTCGGCGCTTCGCAGCTGGCGGAAGGTGTGTTTGAAGTGACCGTCATCGGTACGGTGACGACCAAGGTGCAAGAGAAGGTCGCGTTCCTGGTGGAAGCGAAGCAAGCGGGCATCTTCGATATCCGCAACGTGCCGGCCGAGCAGATGGACCCGCTGCTGGGCATCGCCTGCCCGACCATCGTGTACCCGTACCTGCGCTCGAACATTGCCGACACCATCGGCCGCGCCGGCTTCCAGCCGATCCACCTGGCCGAGATCAACTTCCAGGCGCTGTACGAACAACGCCTGGCCGCTGCCATGGAGCAGCAAGGCCAAGCCGGCGGCGCTGGTCTGGTGATGCCGGACGGCTCGAAGGCCACCCACTAA
- a CDS encoding NAD(P)H-dependent glycerol-3-phosphate dehydrogenase: MRISVLGAGAWGTALASHAAQSHDVVLWGRDASLVSQMAATHINAPYLPGIALQASLHFSADLQGALAHAAGDDALAVIASPVAGLVDLARTIAAHGGVRNLIWLCKGFDPETSALPHAIVADVLKASGRTDLAVGVLSGPSFAKEVAQGLPCAMTVASTSAALCKLTQRGFHHHAMRVYASDDLVGVEVGGAVKNVLAIATGAADGLGLGLNARAALVTRGLAEMTRLGLALGGRPETFMGLTGMGDLLLTATGDLSRNRTVGMQLAQGRTLDDILHSLGHVAEGVRCARAVAALARAKGVDMPITFTVCEVLFEGLPAAKAVERLLQRDAKSESAR; this comes from the coding sequence ATGCGAATTTCCGTTTTGGGTGCCGGTGCCTGGGGCACTGCCCTCGCCAGCCACGCCGCGCAATCGCACGACGTCGTGCTGTGGGGGCGTGACGCGAGCCTGGTCTCGCAAATGGCCGCCACGCACATCAACGCGCCGTATCTGCCGGGCATCGCGTTGCAGGCGTCGTTGCATTTTTCCGCTGATTTGCAGGGCGCGCTCGCTCATGCGGCGGGCGACGACGCGCTTGCCGTCATTGCCTCACCCGTCGCGGGGCTGGTCGATCTCGCGCGCACGATTGCCGCGCACGGCGGTGTGCGCAACCTGATCTGGCTATGCAAGGGTTTCGACCCCGAGACCAGCGCGCTGCCGCACGCCATCGTGGCCGATGTGCTGAAGGCGTCGGGCCGTACCGACCTCGCCGTCGGTGTGCTGTCGGGGCCGAGTTTCGCCAAGGAAGTCGCGCAGGGTTTGCCGTGCGCCATGACGGTCGCTTCGACCAGTGCGGCACTGTGCAAGCTGACACAGCGCGGTTTTCACCATCACGCGATGCGCGTGTACGCCAGCGACGACCTCGTCGGTGTGGAAGTGGGCGGTGCCGTCAAAAACGTCCTGGCCATTGCGACAGGCGCGGCAGACGGGCTGGGCCTCGGGTTGAACGCACGCGCCGCACTGGTCACGCGCGGGCTGGCAGAGATGACGCGCCTCGGCTTGGCGCTGGGCGGTCGGCCGGAAACCTTCATGGGGCTGACCGGCATGGGTGATCTGCTGCTGACCGCCACCGGTGATCTGTCCCGCAACCGCACGGTCGGGATGCAGCTTGCGCAGGGCCGCACGCTCGACGACATCCTGCACAGCCTCGGTCACGTCGCCGAAGGCGTGCGTTGCGCGCGTGCTGTGGCGGCGCTCGCGCGCGCCAAGGGCGTGGACATGCCGATCACCTTCACCGTCTGCGAAGTCCTGTTCGAAGGGCTTCCTGCTGCGAAAGCGGTGGAACGTCTGCTACAGCGCGACGCCAAATCCGAATCGGCGCGTTAA
- the trmL gene encoding tRNA (uridine(34)/cytosine(34)/5-carboxymethylaminomethyluridine(34)-2'-O)-methyltransferase TrmL: MFNVVLVEPEIPPNTGNVIRLCANTGAQLHLVEPLGFPLEDARMRRAGLDYHEYATMRVHADWDAFLRDAQPDPARMFALTTRGSTPFASMAFQPGDWFVFGSETRGLSEERREWFPATQRIRLPMRPDNRSLNLSNTVAVVVFEAWRQNGFAGGA, encoded by the coding sequence ATGTTCAACGTCGTCCTTGTCGAACCCGAAATCCCGCCCAATACGGGCAATGTGATCCGCCTGTGCGCCAATACGGGCGCGCAACTGCATCTGGTCGAACCGTTGGGTTTTCCGCTTGAAGACGCCCGCATGCGCCGCGCCGGCCTCGATTACCACGAGTACGCGACGATGCGCGTCCACGCCGATTGGGACGCCTTCCTGCGCGATGCCCAGCCCGATCCCGCGCGCATGTTTGCGCTCACCACGCGCGGCTCGACGCCGTTTGCGAGCATGGCGTTCCAGCCGGGCGACTGGTTTGTCTTCGGGTCGGAAACGCGCGGATTGTCGGAGGAGCGGCGCGAGTGGTTTCCTGCTACGCAGCGGATTCGCCTGCCGATGCGGCCGGACAACCGCAGCCTGAATCTATCGAACACCGTGGCGGTGGTCGTGTTCGAAGCTTGGCGGCAGAACGGGTTCGCGGGTGGCGCCTGA
- a CDS encoding ComF family protein: MHKHALSAWFRAGLRHLLPCACALCGAVQGDLVCSGCASDLAPHLYRRRCVQCAIALEPPHVGQHCRACLAGAPDFEATIVIADYAWPLDHLVTGLKFRAQLPLADWLAAQLGNAIAAAPGDLPDVLLPVPLSPARLRSRGYNQAWEIARRLARRLDIPAHAGALHRVRDNVAQATLDRAERQANLHGAFVVAEPARIAGRHVGVVDDVMTTGTTLAEIATQLKRAGADRITNVVALRTP; encoded by the coding sequence ATGCATAAACACGCGTTATCGGCATGGTTTCGAGCCGGACTGCGCCACTTGCTGCCGTGCGCCTGCGCGCTTTGCGGCGCGGTTCAAGGCGACCTGGTGTGCAGCGGCTGCGCGTCCGATTTGGCCCCGCATCTGTACAGGCGGCGTTGCGTCCAATGCGCCATTGCGCTGGAGCCTCCCCACGTCGGCCAGCATTGCCGCGCCTGCCTGGCCGGCGCGCCCGACTTTGAGGCGACCATCGTCATTGCCGACTACGCCTGGCCGCTCGACCACCTTGTCACCGGGTTGAAATTTCGGGCGCAATTGCCATTGGCAGATTGGCTGGCTGCACAATTGGGCAACGCGATCGCCGCAGCTCCGGGGGATTTGCCGGACGTGCTGTTGCCGGTGCCGCTCTCACCCGCCCGGCTGCGCTCACGCGGTTACAACCAGGCGTGGGAGATTGCCCGCCGGCTGGCGCGCCGATTGGACATTCCGGCCCACGCCGGGGCCCTGCATCGTGTGCGCGATAACGTCGCGCAAGCCACACTGGATCGTGCCGAGCGGCAGGCCAACCTGCACGGGGCATTTGTTGTCGCCGAGCCGGCGCGCATCGCGGGGCGTCACGTCGGGGTGGTCGACGATGTGATGACCACAGGTACAACCCTCGCCGAGATTGCCACGCAGCTCAAACGCGCCGGAGCGGACCGCATCACCAACGTTGTCGCCTTGCGCACGCCCTGA
- a CDS encoding methyltransferase domain-containing protein, whose translation MSDPLLARPAALRRAFDRRAARFADVDFLLREVGSRMQDRLSYIKATPARALDLGCGLGQGLAVLRAQYPDAQICGVDWSSAMVAQAQKLDPQRTDAGWLGRLLKKRPVFDFAQADFRALPFAGASFDLLWSNLALHWDPAPHAIFPEWHRITTEGGLLMFSLFGPDTLRELRSALAGIDAGVHTLRFVDMHDIGDMLVHSRWSTPVMDMEQITITYETPQALLADVHLLGGMAGLTDEAGRSLAGPGLHTPRWRQRLFDALDAQRNPDGVIPLTFEIVYGHAWKLAPPQRQALADQGRAMIPIDQIGRKPRA comes from the coding sequence ATGTCTGATCCCCTCCTTGCTCGCCCTGCCGCCTTGCGGCGCGCCTTCGATCGCCGCGCCGCGCGTTTCGCCGACGTGGATTTTTTGCTGCGCGAAGTGGGCAGTCGCATGCAGGACCGGCTCTCCTATATCAAGGCCACCCCTGCGCGCGCGCTGGATTTGGGCTGCGGCCTGGGACAAGGCTTGGCGGTACTGCGCGCGCAATATCCGGATGCGCAGATCTGCGGCGTCGACTGGTCGTCCGCCATGGTGGCCCAGGCGCAGAAACTCGACCCGCAGCGCACCGACGCCGGATGGCTCGGCAGACTGCTCAAGAAGCGACCGGTCTTTGATTTCGCCCAGGCGGACTTCCGAGCGCTGCCCTTTGCCGGCGCATCGTTCGACCTGCTGTGGTCGAATCTCGCGCTGCACTGGGACCCGGCGCCGCACGCCATCTTCCCGGAATGGCACCGCATCACCACGGAAGGCGGCCTGCTGATGTTCAGCCTGTTCGGTCCCGATACCTTGCGCGAGCTGCGAAGCGCCCTAGCCGGGATCGACGCGGGCGTCCATACGCTGCGCTTTGTCGACATGCATGACATTGGCGACATGCTGGTGCACAGCCGCTGGTCCACGCCCGTCATGGACATGGAGCAGATCACCATCACCTACGAAACGCCCCAGGCGTTGCTGGCCGATGTGCATTTGCTCGGCGGCATGGCCGGCTTGACGGACGAAGCCGGCCGCAGCCTCGCCGGCCCCGGTCTGCACACGCCCCGCTGGCGCCAGCGGCTATTCGACGCACTTGATGCGCAGCGCAATCCCGACGGCGTGATTCCACTCACCTTCGAAATCGTTTACGGCCATGCCTGGAAGCTTGCGCCGCCCCAGCGACAGGCGCTGGCCGACCAGGGCAGGGCGATGATCCCCATCGATCAGATCGGTCGCAAACCGCGCGCCTGA
- the coxB gene encoding cytochrome c oxidase subunit II encodes MKMLNKTLASLLAAGSLLALSQTALAVEDMPGGPAVRQLNLAPPVTKIAAEIHWLHWMMLIICIVIFIGVFGVMFYSIFKHRKSVGHKPATFHESTTVEIIWTIVPFLIVIGMALPATKAVVAMKDTTNSDLTIKATGYQWKWGYDYLKGEGEGISFLSTLTTPRDQINNQAPKSNTYLIEVDNELVVPVNRKVRIVTTANDVIHSWMIPAFGVKQDAIPGFVRDAWFKAEKVGVYRGQCAELCGKEHAFMPIVVRVLSQDDYSKWVDGKKKEIAAKADDPNKTYTLEELKSRGEKVYTANCAVCHQPNGKGGGPFPALDGSKIANGPLADHVGIVLHGKGAMPPWASALNDVEIAAVVTYERNNWGNHTGDLLQPTQVKDARGGKMPEGAAKTAATESAGKVASKQANAAEDRNAG; translated from the coding sequence ATGAAAATGTTGAATAAGACATTGGCAAGTTTGCTGGCGGCAGGCTCTCTCCTAGCCCTCAGTCAAACGGCTCTGGCAGTGGAAGACATGCCGGGCGGCCCCGCAGTGCGGCAACTCAATCTCGCGCCACCGGTCACCAAGATCGCTGCCGAGATCCATTGGCTGCACTGGATGATGCTGATCATCTGTATCGTGATCTTCATCGGTGTGTTCGGGGTGATGTTCTACTCCATTTTCAAGCACCGTAAGTCGGTCGGCCACAAACCGGCGACGTTCCACGAAAGCACCACGGTTGAAATCATCTGGACCATCGTGCCGTTCCTGATCGTGATCGGGATGGCACTGCCGGCTACCAAGGCCGTGGTCGCCATGAAGGACACCACCAATTCCGACCTCACCATCAAAGCCACCGGCTACCAGTGGAAGTGGGGTTACGACTATCTGAAGGGCGAAGGCGAGGGCATCTCGTTCCTCTCCACGCTCACCACGCCGCGTGACCAGATCAACAACCAGGCGCCCAAGTCGAACACGTACCTGATCGAAGTCGACAACGAGCTGGTCGTACCGGTCAACCGCAAGGTGCGCATCGTCACCACCGCCAACGATGTGATCCACTCGTGGATGATCCCGGCGTTTGGCGTGAAGCAGGATGCGATTCCGGGCTTTGTGCGCGACGCCTGGTTCAAGGCAGAGAAGGTGGGCGTCTATCGCGGGCAGTGCGCCGAGCTTTGCGGCAAGGAACACGCCTTCATGCCGATCGTCGTGCGCGTGCTCTCGCAGGACGACTACTCCAAGTGGGTCGACGGCAAGAAAAAGGAAATCGCCGCGAAGGCCGATGACCCGAACAAGACGTACACGCTGGAAGAGCTGAAGTCGCGCGGCGAGAAGGTCTACACCGCCAACTGCGCGGTCTGCCACCAGCCGAACGGCAAGGGCGGTGGGCCGTTCCCGGCGCTGGATGGTTCGAAGATCGCCAACGGCCCGCTGGCCGACCACGTTGGCATCGTGCTGCACGGCAAGGGCGCCATGCCGCCCTGGGCTTCGGCGCTGAACGATGTCGAAATCGCTGCCGTCGTAACCTACGAGCGCAACAACTGGGGCAACCATACCGGTGACCTGCTGCAGCCGACGCAAGTGAAGGATGCGCGCGGCGGCAAGATGCCCGAAGGCGCCGCCAAGACCGCTGCAACTGAATCCGCCGGTAAGGTGGCGTCCAAACAAGCGAATGCGGCCGAAGACCGCAACGCTGGCTGA
- the ctaD gene encoding cytochrome c oxidase subunit I: MSTAVTHPQDHAHGHGDDHAHDHPHGWRRWLFATNHKDIGTLYLLFSFMMLLSGGTLALLIRLELFQPGLQFFHPELFNQFTTLHGLIMVFGAIMPAFVGFANWMIPLQVGASDMAFARMNNFSFWLLPPAALLLVGSFFAPGGATAAGWTLYAPLSVQMGPGMDMAIFAVHIMGASSIMGAINIIVTILNMRAPGMTLMKMPMFCWTWLITAYLLIAVMPVLAGAITMVLTDRHFGTSFFSAAGGGDPVMYQHIFWFFGHPEVYIMILPAFGIISQIVPAFARKPLFGYSSMVYATASIAILSFIVWAHHMFTTGMPVTGQLFFMYATMLIAVPTGVKIFNWVATMWRGSMTFETPMLFAIGFIFVFTVGGFTGLILAVAPIDIQLQDTYYVVAHFHYVLVAGSLFALFAGFYYWGPKWSGYMYSETRGKIHFWGSMITFNLTFFPMHFLGLAGMPRRYADYPQQFADFNAVASIGALGFGLMQVYFFFFVVLPSYRGGEKAADKPWDGAEGLEWTVPSPAPFHTFEEPPHVK, from the coding sequence ATGAGCACCGCTGTTACGCACCCGCAAGATCACGCGCACGGTCATGGAGACGACCACGCGCACGACCATCCGCACGGCTGGCGCCGTTGGCTGTTCGCGACCAACCACAAGGACATCGGTACGCTGTACCTGCTGTTCTCGTTCATGATGCTGCTCTCAGGCGGCACGCTGGCCCTGCTGATCCGCCTTGAGCTGTTCCAGCCCGGCCTGCAGTTCTTCCATCCGGAATTGTTCAACCAGTTCACCACGCTGCACGGCCTGATCATGGTGTTCGGCGCCATCATGCCGGCCTTCGTGGGCTTCGCGAACTGGATGATCCCGCTGCAGGTGGGTGCGTCCGACATGGCCTTCGCGCGGATGAACAACTTCAGCTTCTGGCTGCTGCCGCCTGCGGCACTGCTGCTGGTGGGCTCGTTCTTCGCACCGGGCGGCGCCACGGCGGCCGGCTGGACGCTCTACGCGCCGCTGTCGGTGCAGATGGGTCCCGGCATGGACATGGCGATTTTCGCAGTCCACATCATGGGCGCATCGTCGATCATGGGTGCGATCAACATCATCGTGACCATCCTGAACATGCGCGCGCCCGGCATGACGCTGATGAAGATGCCGATGTTCTGCTGGACGTGGCTGATCACAGCGTACCTGCTGATCGCCGTGATGCCGGTGCTGGCAGGGGCGATCACCATGGTGCTAACCGACCGCCACTTCGGCACGAGCTTCTTCTCCGCCGCAGGCGGCGGTGATCCGGTGATGTACCAGCACATCTTCTGGTTCTTCGGACACCCCGAGGTGTACATCATGATCTTGCCGGCGTTCGGCATCATCAGCCAGATCGTGCCGGCCTTCGCGCGCAAGCCCCTGTTCGGCTACAGCTCGATGGTGTACGCCACGGCGTCGATCGCCATCCTGTCGTTCATCGTGTGGGCGCACCACATGTTCACGACCGGCATGCCCGTCACGGGTCAGCTGTTCTTCATGTACGCGACGATGCTGATCGCGGTGCCGACCGGTGTGAAGATCTTCAACTGGGTGGCCACGATGTGGCGCGGCTCGATGACGTTCGAGACGCCGATGCTGTTTGCCATTGGCTTCATCTTCGTGTTCACGGTGGGCGGCTTCACGGGCCTGATCCTGGCTGTAGCCCCGATCGACATCCAACTGCAGGACACCTATTACGTGGTGGCGCACTTCCACTACGTACTGGTGGCCGGCTCGCTGTTCGCGCTGTTCGCCGGCTTCTACTACTGGGGTCCGAAGTGGTCGGGCTACATGTACAGCGAGACGCGCGGCAAGATCCACTTCTGGGGTTCGATGATCACCTTCAACCTCACGTTCTTCCCGATGCACTTCCTGGGCCTCGCCGGCATGCCGCGCCGCTATGCGGATTACCCGCAGCAGTTCGCCGATTTCAACGCCGTCGCGTCGATCGGTGCACTGGGTTTCGGTTTGATGCAGGTGTATTTCTTCTTCTTCGTGGTGCTGCCGTCGTACCGCGGGGGCGAGAAGGCCGCCGACAAGCCGTGGGATGGCGCGGAAGGCCTGGAGTGGACCGTGCCGTCGCCGGCACCGTTCCACACCTTTGAAGAACCGCCGCACGTGAAGTAA
- a CDS encoding cytochrome oxidase small assembly protein, with the protein MSNPEKSPTPEQRAANRRLGFILGTIALVFFLGVIFKRVVFGG; encoded by the coding sequence ATGTCGAATCCAGAAAAAAGCCCAACGCCCGAGCAACGCGCTGCCAACCGTCGCCTCGGATTCATCCTCGGCACGATTGCGCTGGTTTTCTTTCTGGGTGTGATTTTCAAGCGCGTGGTGTTCGGCGGCTAG
- a CDS encoding cytochrome c oxidase assembly protein: MSHTPAQPDPTQNDKALERGLNRSMLGKLAVVVVIMFGFGYAMVPLYKKICEITNINVLNTRDEDGGALRNSQVDKTRTVTVEFDSNSQGPFRFRPVKNSMDVHPGEISQIVYEVVNKEGRTVEAQAIPSYAPKQATEFFKKIECFCFKQQTLTANESREMPVVFVIDPDLPKDVKTITLSYTFFEIHAPSVIAPAMPNKGT, translated from the coding sequence ATGAGCCACACACCGGCGCAGCCGGATCCGACCCAAAACGACAAAGCGCTGGAGCGCGGTCTGAACCGCTCGATGCTCGGCAAGCTGGCCGTGGTGGTCGTGATCATGTTCGGCTTCGGCTACGCGATGGTGCCGCTGTACAAGAAGATCTGCGAGATCACCAACATCAACGTGCTGAACACGCGTGATGAGGACGGCGGTGCGCTGCGCAACTCGCAGGTCGACAAGACGCGCACCGTCACGGTGGAATTCGATTCGAACAGCCAGGGGCCGTTCCGCTTCCGCCCGGTCAAGAACAGCATGGATGTGCACCCCGGCGAGATCAGCCAGATCGTCTACGAGGTGGTGAACAAGGAGGGGCGTACGGTCGAGGCCCAGGCCATCCCGAGCTACGCGCCCAAGCAGGCAACCGAGTTCTTCAAGAAAATCGAGTGCTTCTGTTTCAAGCAGCAGACGCTGACGGCCAACGAGTCACGCGAGATGCCGGTGGTGTTTGTGATCGATCCGGATCTTCCCAAGGACGTGAAGACGATCACTCTGTCCTACACTTTCTTTGAAATCCACGCACCGTCGGTCATTGCGCCGGCGATGCCGAACAAGGGAACGTGA
- a CDS encoding DUF2970 domain-containing protein, which yields MDDLKEATKRRASFAQTMKAVFWSFFGVRKGRDHDRDMAQLNPVHVIVAGILAAVIFVVVLLLIVRAVVG from the coding sequence ATGGACGACCTGAAGGAAGCGACCAAGCGGCGCGCATCATTCGCACAGACCATGAAGGCGGTGTTCTGGTCCTTCTTCGGGGTGCGCAAAGGCCGCGACCACGACCGTGACATGGCGCAGTTGAATCCAGTGCACGTGATCGTGGCGGGCATTCTGGCGGCGGTCATCTTTGTGGTTGTGTTGTTGCTGATCGTGCGAGCCGTGGTCGGTTAA
- a CDS encoding cytochrome c oxidase subunit 3: MSANRANAPYYFVPGPSRHPITASLGLLIVLLSSAAWVNAQPWAPWTFLVGLLWFLFVLRAWFADAISESETGKYGDRVDASFRWSMSWFIFSEVMFFAAFFGALFYARTIAMPWLGDLNNKLLWPDFNALWPNAGPAGTVAPFTTMGPWPIPTINTALLLTSGVTLTWAHHALREGKRAQVIQGLLLTILLGFTFMGFQAFEYIHAYHELNLKLTSGIYGSTFFLLTGFHGFHVTMGAIMLSVVLGRVIKGHFTPEHHFAFEGAAWYWHFVDVVWLGLYVVVYWL, encoded by the coding sequence ATGAGTGCGAATCGAGCAAACGCTCCGTACTACTTCGTGCCCGGGCCCTCGCGGCATCCGATTACGGCAAGCCTCGGCCTGCTGATCGTGCTGTTGAGCTCCGCTGCATGGGTGAATGCCCAGCCGTGGGCCCCGTGGACGTTCCTGGTCGGCCTGCTGTGGTTCCTCTTTGTGCTGCGCGCGTGGTTTGCGGACGCCATCTCCGAATCCGAGACCGGCAAGTACGGCGACCGCGTGGATGCCTCGTTCCGCTGGTCGATGAGCTGGTTCATCTTCTCGGAAGTGATGTTCTTCGCGGCGTTCTTCGGCGCGCTGTTCTATGCCCGAACGATCGCCATGCCGTGGCTGGGCGATCTGAACAACAAGCTGCTGTGGCCCGACTTCAACGCGCTGTGGCCGAACGCCGGACCGGCCGGCACGGTAGCGCCCTTTACAACGATGGGGCCATGGCCGATCCCGACGATCAACACGGCGCTGCTGCTGACGTCAGGTGTGACGCTCACGTGGGCACACCATGCGCTGCGTGAGGGCAAGCGCGCGCAGGTCATTCAGGGCTTGCTGCTGACGATTCTCCTGGGCTTCACGTTCATGGGCTTCCAGGCGTTCGAGTACATCCACGCCTATCACGAACTGAACCTGAAGCTGACCTCGGGCATCTACGGTTCGACGTTCTTCCTGCTGACGGGCTTCCACGGCTTCCACGTGACCATGGGCGCCATCATGCTGTCAGTGGTGCTGGGGCGTGTGATCAAGGGCCACTTCACGCCGGAACATCACTTCGCTTTTGAAGGCGCTGCGTGGTACTGGCACTTCGTGGACGTGGTGTGGCTCGGCTTGTACGTGGTGGTGTACTGGCTGTAA
- a CDS encoding twin transmembrane helix small protein, with translation MRIVVAIAFLLILGSLASALFFLMRDKGHSNRTVRSLMFRVGFSIALFIFILVANRLGWIHSTGIRFGQ, from the coding sequence ATGCGCATCGTCGTTGCCATTGCGTTTCTGCTGATCCTCGGCAGCCTTGCCTCCGCGCTGTTCTTCCTGATGCGCGACAAGGGCCACAGCAACCGCACCGTTCGCTCGTTGATGTTCCGCGTCGGTTTCTCGATCGCGCTGTTCATCTTCATCCTCGTCGCGAACCGGCTGGGGTGGATCCACAGTACCGGCATCCGCTTCGGCCAATAG
- a CDS encoding SURF1 family protein gives MTVRVPMRQWFAPVPMLAGVALIALTCSLGRWQLSRAQERIERQARIMALENAPAQRITAQPVAADSVMYRPVLLRGTFDVAHTVLLENRPHVTHDVSRPGFEVLIPLKLEGAGGRAVLVDRGWLPRDPADRTRIAPYTTPAGEVQVEGMAVPHASRVFSLGSKAGADEVGQRLRQNIDLDAFSREIGVPLQPFVVQQQSDVEDGLLRDWPRPDLGAERNYGYAFQWFAMSAAVLGLMVFYSVRRYRRLAGRSEPA, from the coding sequence ATGACCGTGCGCGTGCCGATGCGGCAGTGGTTTGCGCCTGTGCCGATGTTGGCGGGCGTGGCGCTGATTGCCCTGACGTGCTCGCTCGGGCGTTGGCAGCTTTCACGTGCGCAGGAGCGCATCGAGCGCCAGGCCCGCATCATGGCGCTGGAAAATGCACCCGCTCAGCGCATCACCGCGCAGCCCGTGGCGGCAGATTCGGTGATGTACCGACCAGTGTTGCTGCGTGGAACGTTTGACGTGGCGCACACGGTGCTGTTGGAGAATCGCCCACACGTCACCCACGACGTATCGCGCCCGGGTTTCGAGGTGCTTATCCCCCTGAAGCTGGAGGGCGCGGGTGGGCGTGCCGTGCTGGTCGATCGAGGTTGGCTGCCGCGTGATCCGGCAGACCGCACGCGCATCGCGCCGTACACCACGCCGGCTGGCGAAGTGCAGGTCGAAGGGATGGCGGTGCCGCATGCCAGCCGGGTCTTCAGTTTGGGCAGCAAGGCCGGCGCGGATGAAGTCGGCCAGCGACTTAGGCAGAATATCGACCTCGACGCTTTCTCGCGCGAAATCGGCGTGCCGCTGCAACCGTTCGTGGTGCAGCAGCAGTCCGACGTGGAGGACGGCCTGTTGCGCGATTGGCCGCGCCCAGACCTGGGCGCCGAGCGCAATTACGGCTACGCGTTCCAATGGTTTGCGATGTCGGCGGCAGTGCTCGGGCTGATGGTCTTTTACAGCGTGCGGCGTTATCGCCGCTTGGCGGGCCGCTCTGAGCCCGCCTGA